In Methanococcoides sp. LMO-2, a single window of DNA contains:
- a CDS encoding right-handed parallel beta-helix repeat-containing protein: MIMELLKGRTCLTIIICLVMTLVFMIVPLTVNAATITVDDNGPADFVLIQDAVNSSKNGDTIVVYPGSYVGNLYIDKEIKLTSEANDHDEVYVYATNPDDPVIHINADNVIIRGFALLGVEEFDQTGIFLDEVSGNVIGNNDVLILKYGICLLNSSNNTIAGNTINPDNYEVFSSSGHNPADIGIKLYLSDNNILSNNVVNSNNDMGISLQISGNNTLDNNRISQNGVGIDLVSFSQGNIITNNSLSNNLKDIESDGTAVNNISNNEVTFREEKEERSFNISITLILFSAVFVLFIMRKMRGMAF, from the coding sequence ATGATAATGGAACTATTGAAGGGGAGAACATGTCTGACTATAATAATTTGTCTTGTAATGACTCTGGTTTTTATGATAGTGCCATTGACCGTTAATGCGGCCACGATCACTGTGGATGATAACGGACCTGCAGATTTTGTTTTAATACAGGATGCTGTTAACTCTTCAAAAAATGGAGATACGATCGTGGTCTATCCCGGTTCGTATGTCGGAAACTTGTATATTGATAAAGAAATTAAATTGACATCGGAAGCAAACGACCATGATGAAGTCTATGTCTATGCAACCAATCCCGATGATCCTGTTATCCATATAAACGCAGATAATGTTATTATCCGCGGGTTTGCATTATTGGGTGTTGAAGAATTTGACCAGACAGGAATATTTCTCGATGAGGTTTCCGGAAATGTAATTGGAAATAATGATGTTTTGATCTTGAAGTATGGTATTTGTCTGTTAAATTCCAGTAACAATACAATTGCTGGCAACACTATTAATCCGGATAACTATGAGGTGTTTAGCTCCTCCGGCCATAATCCGGCTGATATCGGCATCAAGCTCTATCTCTCGGATAACAATATTCTGTCCAACAATGTTGTAAATTCAAATAATGATATGGGCATTTCTCTCCAGATATCCGGTAATAATACCCTGGACAATAATCGTATATCCCAAAATGGGGTCGGTATCGATCTGGTTTCGTTTAGTCAGGGCAACATAATAACGAACAACTCTCTTTCTAACAATTTGAAAGATATTGAGTCAGATGGTACTGCTGTGAATAACATCTCCAATAATGAGGTCACATTTCGAGAGGAAAAGGAAGAAAGATCTTTTAATATCTCAATTACTCTGATCCTGTTTTCAGCAGTGTTTGTTCTATTTATAATGCGCAAAATGCGGGGTATGGCATTCTAA
- a CDS encoding winged helix-turn-helix transcriptional regulator: MNKWILAILILFLVPLLACGIVYVESEYNTDTGEYIVVPASEEMYEPGYNYEGADGTLTFWELPLKLQMIHIFTVFLAVVGLAKLSPLILAQFNLIFANKNRNDVFDHIVSNPGCSVADISHGLELNRGTVKYHLKKLHNEHKIIVSDHGSSPRFFQNNSNYSDQARIIAPFLQDENQKRILLMIRDKPGMTNNEISQALSITNSTVSYHLKKMTTNELLLAEKDGRYRRYSLDPRMESELDTVIHAEI, translated from the coding sequence ATGAATAAATGGATACTAGCAATCCTGATCTTATTTTTAGTACCACTTCTGGCATGCGGGATCGTATATGTGGAATCCGAATACAATACAGACACAGGTGAATACATCGTAGTGCCAGCCAGCGAGGAGATGTATGAACCAGGTTACAATTATGAAGGAGCAGACGGAACCTTAACTTTCTGGGAACTTCCTTTAAAATTACAGATGATACATATCTTTACCGTATTCCTGGCAGTGGTAGGCCTTGCCAAACTATCCCCCCTTATACTGGCACAGTTCAATCTGATATTTGCAAATAAGAACAGGAACGATGTTTTTGATCATATCGTAAGTAATCCAGGATGCAGTGTAGCTGATATATCACATGGTCTTGAGCTAAACCGAGGTACTGTGAAGTACCATCTGAAAAAGCTGCACAACGAACACAAGATCATAGTATCAGATCATGGAAGCTCTCCAAGGTTCTTTCAGAACAATTCGAACTACAGCGATCAAGCCCGGATCATAGCTCCCTTTTTGCAGGATGAGAATCAGAAACGTATCCTCCTGATGATCAGAGATAAGCCGGGCATGACAAACAACGAGATATCACAGGCCCTGAGCATCACCAACAGCACCGTCTCATACCACCTGAAAAAGATGACCACAAACGAACTGTTGCTGGCAGAAAAGGACGGAAGATACAGAAGATATTCTCTGGACCCACGGATGGAATCAGAACTTGACACGGTGATTCATGCTGAAATATGA
- a CDS encoding outer membrane lipoprotein-sorting protein gives MCSAFFSVGCVDEQVTAEEIAEQMQQKEDSIEDYSCTMYITSSLGEEDTVVVYEMLFKKPRKMRSVVIQPAEKAGSLVVSDGETLWMYLSHENKVVQKGMPDISEFGHMDYVGMIGDVLNENDVSFLGFEEFDNRDVYVIGLIPKEEDETPLFGSNGKAWIDKETWVPLKYERYDEDENPMLSYEIRNLKVNTGISDDEFEFKIPEGAEVEVIDPIDINEIAAPEEVTLEEAKDTAGFDLLLPSYIPEGYEFDRALIFNNSATFEEDIFEKVTLVYNKGDDCIRISEVVYETGSSDISDLDDAETVDINGSEGEFVAFVQTNLLRWTTGDIELSILGMEDKDEIVKVAESMV, from the coding sequence ATGTGTTCTGCATTTTTCTCAGTGGGCTGTGTGGATGAGCAGGTCACGGCAGAAGAGATAGCAGAGCAAATGCAACAGAAAGAAGATAGCATTGAGGACTACTCGTGTACTATGTACATCACATCTTCGTTAGGCGAAGAGGATACTGTGGTGGTATATGAAATGCTCTTTAAAAAGCCACGTAAGATGAGGTCAGTTGTAATACAACCTGCCGAGAAGGCAGGAAGTCTTGTAGTTTCAGACGGAGAGACCCTCTGGATGTATCTTTCACATGAGAACAAGGTCGTGCAAAAGGGAATGCCTGATATTTCGGAGTTTGGTCATATGGATTATGTCGGAATGATCGGAGATGTCCTGAATGAGAATGATGTTTCATTTTTGGGTTTTGAAGAGTTTGATAACAGGGATGTTTATGTGATCGGTCTGATTCCAAAAGAAGAGGATGAAACCCCTCTCTTTGGAAGTAACGGAAAAGCCTGGATTGATAAAGAAACCTGGGTGCCGCTAAAATATGAAAGGTACGATGAGGATGAAAATCCGATGCTCTCATATGAGATTCGGAACCTGAAGGTGAACACCGGCATTTCAGATGATGAATTCGAGTTTAAAATACCAGAAGGTGCAGAGGTGGAGGTCATTGATCCTATTGATATAAATGAAATTGCAGCTCCGGAAGAGGTAACATTGGAGGAAGCTAAGGATACTGCAGGTTTTGACTTACTTTTACCTTCATATATTCCGGAAGGCTATGAGTTTGATAGAGCACTGATCTTTAACAATAGTGCTACCTTTGAAGAAGATATTTTTGAAAAGGTCACATTGGTATACAATAAGGGAGATGACTGTATCCGTATATCAGAAGTGGTCTATGAAACCGGTTCTTCGGATATATCTGACTTAGATGATGCGGAAACAGTTGATATCAATGGTTCCGAGGGGGAATTTGTGGCTTTTGTTCAAACCAATCTCTTAAGATGGACAACAGGGGATATTGAACTGAGCATACTTGGGATGGAGGATAAAGATGAGATCGTGAAAGTGGCGGAATCCATGGTCTGA